A genomic stretch from Setaria viridis chromosome 1, Setaria_viridis_v4.0, whole genome shotgun sequence includes:
- the LOC117842282 gene encoding uncharacterized protein: MRMPRLPLLLKIAAAAAAGALALIVAARLRREDAVASLRREIRECVSALVEEGDGDGGGGGGGGAKEVASSPAPSVLITGFRAHGKSSLVNTACRALAAEDGPLLLRAEASPPGGGTDGPRRRRRVKAVVAGADGDGAGDGDNVVDLLDAPPLPEAARLSRDDIDAAIIGGNPECVVLVLRCDAPAKERNAAIRRLPEISAAVRNKGLNLIVVLTFKKAMRSIRQAEELLREVSFRARTDCVYFIENYTWSNNGPNLHHPPVIKNDFETHFTVLTIIRQCLEFIKLNRSQSKDKGDKQAKPDEPKPKNPPAEAKQCRKFNDSSVRLFFNSSET; the protein is encoded by the exons ATGCGCATGCCGCGGCTGCCCCTCCTCCTCAAGatagccgcggcggcggccgccggggcgCTGGCGCTCATTGTCGCGGCGCGCCTCCGCCGAGAGGACGCCGTGGCGTCCCTCCGCAGGGAGATCCGCGAGTGCGTCTCGGCCCTCGTCGaggagggcgacggcgacggcggcgggggcgggggcgggggcgccaAGGAGgtcgcctcgtcgccggcgccgtccgtGCTGATCACGGGGTTCCGGGCCCACGGCAAGAGCTCGCTGGTCAACACGGCGTGCCGCGCGCTGGCGGCCGAGGACGgcccgctgctgctgcgcgcGGAGGCCTCGCCGCCCGGCGGGGGGACCGACgggcccaggcggcggcggagggtcaAGGCCGTGGTTGCcggggccgacggcgacggcgcgggggaCGGCGACAACGTGGTGGACCTGCTtgacgcgccgccgctccccgagGCGGCGAGGCTCTCCAGGGATGACATCGATGCCGCGATCATTGGGGGGAACCCGGAGTGCGTGGTGCTCGTGCTGCGCTGCGACGCGCCCGCCAAGGAGCGGAACGCCGCCATCAGGCGCCTCCCGGAGATCTCTGCTGCCGTCAGGAACAAAG GGCTTAATTTGATCGTTGTATTGACTTTTAAGAAGGCCATGAGATCAATTAGGCAGGCTGAAGAGCTACTACGGGAGGTTTCGTTCAGGGCCCGAACTGATTGTGTTTACTTCATCGAGAACTACACCTGGAGCAACAATGGGCCCAACCTCCACCATCCACCTGTCATCAAGAATGACTTTGAGACACATTTCACGGTGCTGACAATCATTCGACAGTGTCTTGAGTTCATCAAGCTAAATAGGAGCCAATCCAAGGACAAGGGTGACAAGCAGGCAAAACCGGACGAGCCCAAACCTAAGAATCCACCCGCAGAAGCTAAGCAATGCCGGAAATTCAATGACTCCAGTGTAAGGCTCTTCTTCAACAGCTCAGAAACTTGA
- the LOC140220095 gene encoding formate dehydrogenase 1, mitochondrial-like has protein sequence SGYGGDVWHPQPAPKDHPWRYMSNNAMTPHISGTTIDGQLRYAAGVKDMLERYFKGQDFPVQNYIVKEGQLAGQYQ, from the exons TCAGGATACGGCGGCGATGTCTGGCACCCTCAGCCGGCGCCCAAGGACCACCCATGGCGCTACATGTCGAACAACGCCATGACCCCTCACATCTCCGGCACCACCATTGATGGCCAG CTGAGGTACGCGGCCGGGGTGAAGGACATGCTGGAGAGGTACTTCAAGGGCCAGGATTTCCCGGTGCAGAACTACATCGTCAAGGAAGGCCAGCTCGCCGGCCAGTACCAGTGA
- the LOC117836665 gene encoding histidinol-phosphate aminotransferase, chloroplastic — protein MDWATRFRIRNPSPAAASHFAGERRRPGGRASFRPMSSAAPVEEPAASEAKRRPSGESFIRRHLRTLAPYQPILPFEVLSARLGRRPEDIIKLDANENPYGPPPEVATALGSLKFPYVYPDPESRHLRAALAEDCGIESEYILAGCGADELIDLIMRCVLEPGDKIIDCPPTFTMYEFDASVNGALVIKVPRLPDFSLDVDRIVEVVKQDNPKCIFLTSPNNPDGSVINNEDLLKILDLPILVVLDEAYIEFSSLQTRMSWVKKHDNLIVLRTFSKRAGLAGLRVGYGAFPLSIIEYLWRAKQPYNVSVAAEVSACAALQNPTYLENVKNLLLQERERLFNLLKGIPFLKPFPSHSNFILCEVTSGKDAKKIKEDLAKMGVMIRHYDKKELKGYIRISVGKPEHTDALMKGLNALQL, from the exons ATGGATTGGGCCACCCGGTTCCGCATCCGGAACccgtcgccggctgccgcctcCCACTTCGCAGGCGAGAGGCGGCGCCCGGGAGGCAGGGCGTCCTTCCGCCCCATGTCGTCGGCGGCTCCGgtggaggagccggcggcgtcCGAGGCGAAGCGGCGGCCGTCCGGTGAATCCTTCATCCGGCGCCACCTCAGGACCCTCGCCCCGTACCAGCCCATCCTGCCCTTCGAG GTGCTATCTGCTCGGCTTGGGCGTAGACCAGAGGACATAATCAAGCTCGATGCAAATGAGAATCCATATGGTCCACCCCCAGAG GTGGCTACAGCATTAGGTAGTCTTAAGTTCCCCTATGTGTACCCTGATCCGGAAAGCCGCCACTTGCGTGCTGCTCTTGCTGAAGATTGTGGAATTGAATCTGAATACATACTTGCTGGATGCGGTGCGGATGAACTAATCGATTTAATTATGAG ATGCGTACTTGAACCAGGTGACAAAATTATTGATTGTCCTCCGACATTCACTATGTATGAGTTTGATGCTTCAGTAAATGGTGCACTTGTCATCAAGG TTCCAAGGCTTCCTGATTTTTCTCTAGATGTCGATCGTATTGTTGAAGTGGTAAAACAGGATAACCCAAAATGCATATTTCTGACATCCCCAAACAATCCAGACGGAAG TGTAATCAACAATGAGGATCTTTTAAAGATACTTGATCTTCCGATACTTGTAGTGCTGGATGAAGCTTATATTGAGTTTTCTAGCCTTCAGACAAGGATGTCATGGGTTAAGAAGCATGATAATTTGATTGTTCTCCGAACATTTAGCAAACGAGCAG GTTTAGCTGGTCTTCGTGTGGGTTATGGAGCATTTCCTCTAAGCATTATCGAGTATTTGTGGCGGGCCAAGCAGCCTTATAATGTTTCTGTCGCAGCAGAAGTTTCAGCATGTGCTGCGTTGCAGAATCCAACCTATTTGGAG AATGTGAAAAATTTACTGTTACAAGAGAGGGAGAGGCTGTTCAATCTTCTAAAAGGGATACCATTCCTGAAACCATTTCCCAGTCATTCTAACTTCATTCTCTGTGAGGTTACATCAGGAAAGGATGCAAAGAAAATAAag GAAGACCTTGCGAAGATGGGAGTGATGATCCGCCACTATGACAAGAAGGAATTGAAGGGGTATATTCGTATTTCGGTCGGGAAACCTGAGCACACTGATGCACTAATGAAAGGCTTGAATGCACTTCAATTATGA
- the LOC117835239 gene encoding uncharacterized protein, producing the protein MLSSPAGSSSPCPRHRLIFLPIHHCSCGSASTVLCPTMASCAAETGLVAMDCLVVCCCCPCLVLQVTVFLFVRLPKRVVVKTKRIILRRWHRRRPSSPMAASKGGAGCAAAAAGLKLEELLDLDDGFEAAFGIRDGGADGWKERCFAVDGNDDHDGVWEAIIEQEGLFWFGSFWGRPEQEGPAAGGDDQMGGRSFRLPVSLESVCE; encoded by the coding sequence ATGCTAAGCTCCCCAGCTGGTTCTTCTTCCCCATGTCCTCGTCACCGTCTCATCTTCCTCCCTATTCATCATTGCTCCTGTGGTTCTGCCTCCACGGTCCTCTGCCCAACAATGGCGTCGTGCGCGGCGGAGACCGGCCTGGTGGCCATGGACTGCCTGGtggtgtgctgctgctgcccgtgCCTGGTGCTGCAGGTCACTGTCTTCCTCTTCGTCAGGCTGCCCAAGAGAGTGGTCGTCAAGACCAAGCGGATCATCCTGAGGAGATGGCACAGGAGGAGGCCGTCGTCGCCGATGGCGGCGTCCAAGGGAGGAGCTGGCTGCGCGGCCGCAGCAGCAGGCTTGAagctggaggagctgctggacctGGACGACGGTTTTGAGGCCGCGTTTGGGATCCGAGACGGCGGCGCCGATGGCTGGAAAGAGAGGTGTTTCGCCGTCGACGGCAACGACGACCATGACGGCGTGTGGGAGGCGATCATCGAGCAGGAAGGGCTCTTCTGGTTCGGGAGCTTCTGGGgccggccggagcaggaggGGCCAGCTGCTGGAGGTGACGATCAGATGGGAGGAAGAAGCTTCAGGTTGCCTGTGAGCTTAGAGAGTGTGTGTGAGTAG
- the LOC117835231 gene encoding ATP synthase subunit O, mitochondrial, producing the protein MAAARHLRSGLPLLRAHLAASESAAVAQGSRGFSSQVAKPSGKQIKVPEALYGGTGNYASALFLTAAKANALDKVESEIKTVVEASKKSPLFSQFIKDLSVPKETRVKAITEIFAEAGFSDITKNFLAVLADNGRLKFIERIAERFVDLTMAHKGEVKVVVRTVIPLPEKEEKELKETLQDILGKNKTILVEQKIDYSIMGGLVIEFGQKVFDMSIKTRAKQMEAFLRQPLEI; encoded by the exons atggcggcggcgcggcacctCAGATccggcctccccctcctccgcgcCCACCTCGCGGCCTCCGAATCCGCGGCCGTTGCCCAG GGTTCGAGGGGCTTCTCGTCGCAGGTGGCCAAGCCCAGCGGGAAGCAGATCAAG GTTCCAGAGGCTCTGTATGGTGGCACGGGCAACTATGCTAGTGCACTGTTCCTTACAGCAGCCAAAGCAAACGCATTGGACAAAGTTGAATCTGAGATTAAAACTGTTGTAGAGGCGTCCAAGAAGAGCCCGCTGTTTTCTCAATTCATAAAGGACTTGTCAGTTCCAAAAGAGACCAGGGTGAAGGCCATTACTGAAATATTCGCTGAAGCTGGGTTTTCAGATATCACAAAGAATTTCTTGG CTGTCCTGGCGGACAATGGCAGACTGAAATTTATTGAGCGCATTGCCGAGAGATTTGTTGATTTGACCATGGCACATAAGGGGGAGGTGAAGGTTGTTGTCAGGACAGTTATT CCACTTCCGgagaaggaggagaaagaaCTCAAGGAGACCTTGCAAGATATCCTTGGGAAGAACAAAACTATTTTGGTTGAACAGAAG ATTGACTACAGCATCATGGGAGGACTTGTGATTGAGTTCGGGCAGAAGGTGTTTGATATGTCGATCAAGACTAGGGCGAAGCAAATGGAGGCGTTCTTGAGGCAACCCCTTGAAATCTAA